Proteins co-encoded in one Dysgonomonadaceae bacterium zrk40 genomic window:
- a CDS encoding DUF1295 domain-containing protein yields the protein MATSGGVDRNHDQSLGPKLAFFALHAGSVGVCIWLAFGGFDWADPLRAKVLAGCALLYFLRHVLTLFVLLKRRVEMSEVLGLSLFMAVFEIGFLLLGAGALSGAATPFRWLDWVGIAMVIIGSFLNSGSEIQRWHWKKKPTSKGKCYTEGLFAYSMHINYFGDSVLFCGWAILAASLFAWPVPIFIIASFVWFHIPALDAYLAKRYGKDFETYAAKTAKFVPFLY from the coding sequence ATGGCAACATCCGGTGGCGTCGACCGCAATCACGACCAGAGTCTCGGACCGAAGCTTGCATTTTTCGCGCTTCATGCCGGGTCGGTGGGCGTTTGCATATGGTTGGCCTTTGGCGGCTTTGACTGGGCTGATCCCCTCAGGGCCAAAGTGCTTGCAGGGTGTGCCCTCCTCTATTTTCTGCGGCACGTTCTGACGCTGTTTGTCCTGCTCAAACGCCGTGTGGAAATGTCCGAGGTTTTAGGGCTGAGCCTCTTTATGGCTGTGTTTGAAATCGGCTTTCTCCTGCTTGGAGCGGGCGCGCTTTCTGGCGCCGCAACGCCGTTTCGCTGGCTGGACTGGGTCGGCATAGCCATGGTCATCATCGGCTCGTTCCTGAACAGCGGATCCGAAATTCAGCGCTGGCACTGGAAAAAGAAACCCACGTCCAAAGGCAAGTGCTACACCGAAGGTCTGTTCGCGTATTCCATGCACATCAACTACTTCGGCGACAGCGTGCTGTTTTGCGGATGGGCGATCCTCGCGGCATCCCTCTTCGCATGGCCGGTTCCGATCTTTATCATCGCAAGTTTTGTCTGGTTTCACATTCCTGCGCTGGATGCCTATCTGGCAAAGCGCTACGGCAAAGACTTCGAAACATACGCCGCAAAAACCGCGAAATTCGTCCCGTTCCTCTATTGA
- a CDS encoding DUF2269 family protein — MLSIVIAVNSYVMGPALLALPLTGGALIWAAGYDFKALWVWLSVALSILLIAAYVFGARLEHRLYEIAMSTERAGEPALPLRYDRVLKKAAPVGVAALLMSLATLSLMVFKPY; from the coding sequence ATGTTGAGCATCGTCATCGCCGTCAACAGCTACGTCATGGGACCGGCTCTGCTGGCTCTGCCGCTGACGGGAGGCGCGCTGATCTGGGCGGCTGGATATGATTTCAAGGCATTGTGGGTTTGGCTTTCCGTGGCGTTGAGCATCCTTCTGATTGCAGCCTATGTTTTCGGCGCGCGTCTCGAACACCGACTTTATGAGATCGCCATGTCAACGGAACGCGCAGGTGAACCAGCCCTTCCCCTCCGGTACGATCGTGTTCTTAAAAAAGCAGCCCCCGTCGGCGTCGCCGCTCTGCTCATGTCCCTGGCCACGCTAAGTCTTATGGTCTTCAAACCCTATTAA
- a CDS encoding TetR/AcrR family transcriptional regulator has protein sequence MPKIVNHDAHKDEIAQRAAAYFSEHGYSGVGMRGVAQYLGMSKSALYHYFPSKEALFLACTKQVIRQFPEPSGNSALGEAAQLQELMDCMKQDFGSEMALVLDYLRGKKPDEIADDPAMRETVAYFLGTVTRIVGEERAPETLAQIIGTLLLHYFSGGNWKADFHGLRID, from the coding sequence ATGCCGAAGATCGTCAACCACGACGCCCACAAGGATGAAATCGCACAGCGTGCGGCCGCCTATTTTTCAGAGCACGGCTACTCCGGAGTGGGCATGCGCGGCGTCGCGCAATATTTGGGCATGTCAAAAAGCGCCCTCTATCACTATTTTCCGAGCAAAGAGGCACTGTTTCTGGCCTGCACCAAACAGGTGATCCGCCAGTTTCCTGAACCGAGCGGCAATAGCGCACTGGGAGAAGCGGCTCAGCTTCAAGAGCTGATGGATTGCATGAAGCAGGACTTTGGCTCTGAGATGGCGCTTGTTCTTGACTACCTGCGCGGCAAAAAGCCCGACGAGATCGCGGATGATCCGGCGATGCGGGAAACGGTGGCGTATTTTCTGGGTACGGTCACGCGTATCGTTGGAGAGGAGCGGGCACCTGAAACGCTGGCGCAGATCATCGGGACTCTGCTGCTGCACTACTTTTCTGGTGGA